The genome window CCGTGACGTTCCACTTCTGCAGGATCTTCTGGTACTCGCCGCTCTTGATGATCGCGCTCACGGCCGCCTGGAGGGCGTCGCGCAGCTGGGCGTCCTCCTTGCTGACCGCGATGCCGTACGGACCCGCCTCGATCTGGTCGCCGACGACCTCGAAGTCCTTGCCGCCGCCCGAGGTCTTGGCGTTGTAGGCCGCGACCGGGAAGTCGTTGAGGTCCGCGACGGACGCGCCCTGCTTGAGGCGGAGCAGAGCCTCGGGGTCGGTGTCGAAGGTCTGCAGCGTGATGGGCTTCTTGCCGTCCTTCTTGCACTTCGTGTTCTGCGCCTTGGCGACGCCCTCGGACGTGGTGCCCTGCTGCAGGGCCACCACCTTGCCGCACAGGTCGTCCAGCGACTTGACGCCCTTCGGGTTGCCCTTCTGGACGAGGATCGAGGTACCGGCGGTGAAGTAGTCGACGAAGTCGACGCCGTTGCCGATCTTCTTGCCGGTGTCGGAGTCGATGCCGTTCTGGCGGTCCTTGGTGTCGTTCATCGCGGACATGATCACGTTGAACCGCTTGGCCTGCAGGCCCAGGATGAGCTGGTTGAACTTGCCGTTCTGGAAGTCGAACTTCACGCCCAGCTGCTTGCCGAGGGCGTCCGCGATGTCCGGGTCGATGCCGACGGCCTTGCCGCCCTGCATGAACTCGACCGGAGCGTACGAGATGTCGGAGCCGACCTTGATGACGCCCGCGTCACGGATGTCCTTGGGAAGCTTGCCGGCGAGCGGCGCCGAGGACGTGGACGAACCGCCGCCGCTGTTGTCGGTG of Streptomyces cynarae contains these proteins:
- a CDS encoding ABC transporter substrate-binding protein, translated to MTARSTRRTTATRSRIAAVGAIAVAGTLVLAGCGDHTDKGSTDNSGGGSSTSSAPLAGKLPKDIRDAGVIKVGSDISYAPVEFMQGGKAVGIDPDIADALGKQLGVKFDFQNGKFNQLILGLQAKRFNVIMSAMNDTKDRQNGIDSDTGKKIGNGVDFVDYFTAGTSILVQKGNPKGVKSLDDLCGKVVALQQGTTSEGVAKAQNTKCKKDGKKPITLQTFDTDPEALLRLKQGASVADLNDFPVAAYNAKTSGGGKDFEVVGDQIEAGPYGIAVSKEDAQLRDALQAAVSAIIKSGEYQKILQKWNVTDGAVTDAKINGGS